Sequence from the Rutidosis leptorrhynchoides isolate AG116_Rl617_1_P2 chromosome 3, CSIRO_AGI_Rlap_v1, whole genome shotgun sequence genome:
CTTGCTGACCGAGGTTGGAGATTGCGGCCAAAGAAACAATCTCTAGTTATCCATCCTTCTATTGCCTACGTTGATCTGCCTTTACCTAACATCTTGATGGTGTTACTGTTGTTGCGAAAtcacggtctcactaattcccaccacccagcccaacaataatagtaaagaaataagaacaatacacaacacaagatttaacgtggaaactccaaaacaggagaaaaaccaccggcccccaaagagagaaatacactatatcacaaattgttacaatgatatagacgactctcttaagccaactacactctccaaaatatttaactaatacaactctcaaacaagagtaagaaagaaagaaataatcaaatacttaaagtgtattgattggtgcaatttggaatgaagacttagcccctcttatataaccaagtcactcacccctcacatcttcctcccaccaatgtgggataaacatatcttctactagctaaaataaaccaacaaatctccaccttttggatagaagaagataaccatgcttccacattgcaaggataaccgatgtagacgcttccttgacgacaacttcaagatcctcatcttcatgccgttgacattatctcccaagagacaaaacttgcatcttcatcgaacattgtctaaaccgacaatcattgtcatcacagacaatcataactcttaacaagaattatcatactccaccattaagagtatagcacttagaatatcacattccaagcatttcacctcggcacatgttgttgaacaaccagctgaaactttatggtgcaacttcctgtttggctttccctggaagtttcatcagctacaacatcagtttccaccacacaacctgcatcaacgccaaaccaatgcccatgtgtaattgtggaaccgctaacgaacatccctttccacggtggcgcggacacaccatgaggatgacgtgacttcagaggaattcgtcactctccgtaacaacggagacaatgttagcgtctttggagccatttgccggattagctccaccgggacaattaacccttacatgtccagtcttcccgcacttccagcatgtcagattctttctagagtttctcttctgcctatccgaacacaacactatcgtatctcctgatgacgagaccccgtgccttccagtcttttctcctcggataggagcttgctagtaacgtcttcaaacttcagagttttcttcccatacatcaaaataggtttcatgtgttcataagacgatgataaagataatatcaacctcaaagctttatcttcatcatccgttttaactccaatagcctccagttctgaaacaataccgttaagaatacttagatgatctgaaatctttgaacccccatccatacgcagagtatgaaattgttctttaagacacaaccgatttgagatgcccttgccctggtacaactgctctagtttaacccaaagctcctttgccgttgataacccgtgcacatttgcaagcacgttctttgcaagacacaaacgaatcgcacttgctgccctcaaatccatatcatcccattcttcttcatcgaacttactgctagaatcactgtcaggaacaagggtgggtttacccttcaaagccttgtgtaaaccggactgaatcaacacatccttgacttgaacctgccataagccaaaattgatcatcccatcaaatttctctacatcaaacctcattggactgaacttcgacatcgtatccgtatcctatagacaacaactttctctgattttgctcacgtttcgaatagccaaaagatgtagcaggtagccaggaccctttaaatcggaaatccacaactaggccactaacaaatccaactattactacgaatcagaaaaaatattgtctaaccagataccctatacgatcaatagaactcgtttctgatgtggacgatccactcacgtggcaaccacagagcatactccgactcctataaccgagaccccgtcaaacctgacgctctgataccagttgttgcgaaattacggtctcactaattcccaccacccagcccagcaataatagtaaagaaataagaacaatacacaacacaagatttaacgtggaaactccaaaacaggagaaaaaccaccggccctcaaagagagaaatacactatatcacaaattgttacaatgatatagacgactctcttaagccaactacactctccaaaatatttaactaatacaactctcaaacaagagtaagaaagaaagaaataatcaaatacttaaagtgtattgattggtgcaatttggaatgaagacttaacccctcttatataaccaagtcactcacccctcacatcttcctcccaccaatgtgggataaacatatcttctactagccaaaataaaccaacagttACATCACCAAAGTGCGTCTAAAACCGGTCTTTACAGCTTTACACTGAAAACACAAACCTAGAGGGAGAGATTTATTTGTGCGTTTTCAGTTCTTCATCATACATGTTGTGAAATGGAAGTTCATAAATTACGGTTGTATCTTTTAAACAGTTTGACGTGTCAGTATATGACTGGATCAATGATGTGCAGCTGCTGTAAAGCTGGCTGCCACTCAGCAGCAGGGTGGAGAAGGGTGGTTGGCATCATTCAGTTCATTACGGTGTCAACGTAATTAACTTTGTATAGCTCAATACTATTGTTCTAGTTTTGAGAGTTTATTTTTAGGTGTAATTCTATTAACTTATAGGTTCACGAGTTGCTATAAGAGATCAAGAGGGATATAAACGTAATTTTTTTCTATATTCATGTAAATGATGAGAGGGATATATTGATTTTATTTTACGTAGtattagtttatatattaatatatattaattcgcTACTAGTGAGCATATCCCGTGCGGATCTACGTAATAAGATAGATTGAGGTAACATGTTACATGTACAAGTGGATTGAGGTTCCTTTTTAGAAAGAAAATTAAACAGTGATATCACATACTGTGTATTCAAACAATATATACACGTTATATATCTACCAAGACTCGAATCATAACCTCTCAGTTTAGAATTTTGGATGAAGGATTTGTATATGGAGCCGATTCGCAAAATAAGTATTTTGTTGAAGAAAGTTTGTAAAAGTAGTACATCCGATGTTGATAATACTGAGTTTTGCCTATGTGGCCCCTACAGACCAAGAAATGGTCTTTAACATTTTTTCTAACATCCTTTGAAACCCGGTTGTCCCAACACCGGATTTCGATAATTCATGGTTTCAAATATTCTGGTGATGTATTCTGTTACAGTGATATTTATTTTACCAtaacatctttttttttttatatgtgtcCGGGGTACAATCACATGACCAAGAATCAAAAACTAGCAATCCATTCGATTTTTTCAATGATGATGAGAATCAAGCAACATGGTAAGTTCTTTTCGCTCCTCTTTCTCTTCCTCTTTTTCTAGGATTTTGTCCTGATAGCGCCGTGCTTGTTCAAGAAAGAGAGTCCCTTTGACGGAGAGATAATAGTCAATGGCATATGAGGAAGATGTAGACGCTTagagagaggatcttagaatcaacctaacacgatctagaggcggaataacaatagaaagagcttaaacgaatatctatgggttttcgggttcgtacaagtcaaaccaagactagatcttgataaacacgaagcctagactgacattctgtggtatttggacatgaagattgagagagactcgaccaagaagtgtttttcgtgtgtgtgtaatgtgcttagttgttaaccaaattaatgaagattaattaggcttaaatacctcagttcctatgtcggtcgacagtgaatgacagtcggtcgactgaccatgtcagtcggccgactgtcgagtaatattacgaattatatttaaacgtttacaaatataaaataacacatcgacaatcaacgtttaacaattgttacaggttacaacatgatcgaataaaacgttaaagttcatggaactagggattacaaaatatgcactaacagaAGACATCTCTTCTTTTTTTGCCCCTTTTTTTTGACTTTGGGTTTTTTTTTACTGTCTAACTCAATATCTTAAAATAGAAGTCATCTTTCTTTAAAGGCCATTGACTCTGCTTCCTTGATTGAATAATCGAAGGTGAATCAATCAGACTATTCAGATTATTATTTACAACTACAATTATTGAAAATGATTTCTTTGCACTATCCTCTGCCAAGTCACAATATGTAAAAATTCATATACAACTATTGAAACCCGGTGGTGCCAACGCCGGGTTCAAAAAGCATCAGAATAGTAGTCCACGTAAGCATAAACTAGTGTCGGCACCACTGGTTTTAATGAATGTGGACAAACTCGTTTTAATGGATGTGGACAAATTCGATGTTTGCAAAATGCATAACTAATTTGTTAAAATTCAAATCTAAACATTAATATTCAGATGTTAAATAAGATAAAAAGGTAAATTTGCTCTTAGGTGCATATTATCTCAGTATGTCCTATGACAGTTGTTCAGGGATGCTTCCGAAGGCATCGTTGTTTTAGTCTATCCTATAACAGTTGTTCAGTAGGTGCTTTCCAAAGGTGACTATACGCAGAGTCTGCACTAATGTAGTTATTCGGTGTGACATCCTTAACACGTGTAACAGATAATCCGGTGGTGAGAATTGTCCCGTCAGTTATTTAAAACGGAGTACGGAGTAGTATTTTACAATTAAGTTTTAAGAATTTTTTTTACCAAATTCTTTATTAAAGAGTAGTACGTATTGGTATTCAAAACGTCGGATGGCGGACACTAAAGATTTGAAATAGTCGACCACCATCTTCCCCCTTTCGCTTTTTGCCCTAACCTCGAATCTGCTAACCCTAACTTCAGGTAACTACCAATTCATTTTTTATCTCACTTCCATTTTTTCGTTTAATTCAAATTTATATAATATTATGAAATCAGTGCTATATGTGTCATTCCAGTTCATTTCTTAATTTTTACAGCATCAACTCAACTCGTAAGCTTGACTTAGATTCATCGCATTGCTGTATTTGTAGATTTCAATTCAAATCTGGATTCACATTTATCTAATTTTCACTAATTGCGTTAGCTAGTCACTGATATCAGACTCCAAAATTACTGAATCTAGTATGAGTGAGtgctaaaaatataatttttgctTTTGTCGTTTCTTAAGCTAAACGCATATACTCTGATATATGCATAGGGCCCATAGGGGCTTTACAATATGTAGCAAGTATTCAACTTGCTGAAAATGTGCGAGGATTGTTGCAAAGATATATCATATATCATCACATCAATAGCATTTTCTATGTGTGATTCACTTTGTGCTCATGCTCTTTGGTTTGCTATAAACGTGTAATAAGCTTGATCTGATGTGTTTTAGGCGTGTCTATAGTGATCAGTATAACTTGGTTCAGGTAGTGTGAGAAAAACATGCGGAATTGTGTACCAATTTTTTTTTCACCAGGGGCAAAAAATGCGTaccaatttttttgggcaaaatatggatgaTTTTGGGTAAATTATGGAAGTTTTTGGGTAAtatatggaggtttttgggcaaaatactgaGACTTTTGGGCAAAATAGGATGActtttggaaaaaaaaaaacatCCACTAGGGGCAAAATCAAAAAATCCAAAACTTTTGCACTAAAAATTTCGAATCCACTGGGGGCGGGTGCCCCCGCTTGTCCCTTACTACTTCCGCCCCTGATCATGATATGAACTATATTGTTTGTGAATAGTGGCCAATGactacgatttttttttttttttttttttttttttttttttttgtaggatGGAACAGCCAAGTTCCGCGCTTGATAaaagtattaatatcaataataatactctcGATAGTTTACATCATGAGTTACAGGGTAACCAAGCTGCTGACCTATTCCCATTTCCTGGTTTTACCGTCAATAACCAAAATGATGCTGATGATCATACTCCTATTACCAAGATATCATGTGGGCCTGTTCCTAATTGTGCCAACTCTGTGAAGTCTACTGAACTAAGCTCAAGCACGGCTACCACAAAAACACCTCCTGCTGAGCCATCCGTGTCTCCCGAAATCCAATCCAATTTGTCTCGTTCTGTGCTTGTTTCAGGAGCTACACCATCTACTTGTTACGGTGCCGGGCATATAATTTCGGGGGTCGTTGACAAAAGAAAATGCAAGTCTAGGGGGATTCTTTCGGCAGGACATAAAATCCCCCTTGAACAGGACATCTCTGACGACAATATTCATTTGATTCCTTGTCCTGTTGAAGCTTCAATTAGTTGGCGTATGTCACCATCTTATGCAGATGACGATGAAGATAGTGTTGTTATAGGGAAAGGCAATCATCTGAAAGAGTTGAATCAATCTTGGAAAATAGTTGAATCTCCGTCGTCTTTATGCACTCCCCCTTTTCCTAGTGACACTCCTAATCGCAAACATGTGATTTCACGAGAAGAGAGACCGTTATCGTTTGAATTTAACGGGGAATGTTCTCCGTTTTCTGCTGACACGATAGGTAGTGAGAATGTCATGCAAACTCCAAACTCAGATACAAGCTTAGAAAGACGAGCAAGTTTTGAATCTGAATTTGATCAGGTGACAAATGTTCTTCAACAAGAAAGCTTATCTCCCAATAAAAACTCATCACCGTGGGACCCGCCTAGGTTAAGTTTAGATTTGGCAGATGTATCAGTATCATCGCCTTCGAATATTACAATCCCTAACCAGTTAAGAGAAAAATCGGATATTTATGCATCGTGGATTTCCAACTCAACTTCAGAGAATGTGTCAGAGTCAAATATGCGGATATCTTGGAGGGATGGTCTCGTAAGTGGTTCTTTTGATAAGGATGATTTCGATTGCTGCAGGTTGTTGTCAGATGAAGAAATGGATACTGATAGATTGTTAAAGTCTCCTAGACTTACTGGGCATGAGATAAAAACTGGTGAAAATGGTAAAACAACATCATTTCCTAATGCACCGAACCCTTGTACGGAGTCGGTATGCACTGATGATGGTGGGCCAATCGCATCTCGGGACTCAGACTGGACTCGCTACTACAAAAACTGATGATTTGAAGTTTGAACCTTGGTTTCCATTTGTATTTAAGTAAGTCTGCTTGTCTTTAtgatattgtgtttgtatgtttttaAGCTTGAGCATTGATATTCAGAACAGATATTGTATTTTCAAAGGGCCATTTTGAAAATGCATGTCTCAACCTGCTTTTTAAAAACTGCATTTTATCTCTAGCAAAACGTAtataatcaatttttcaccaaacacTTTTTTTCTGATTATTTGCAATTGCAAAACTTAATAATCAGATAATCTCTGCATAATGCAATCTCAACCACCCCCTTACTGTTTGTAACATAAATTTATTCACACTTTTATCGCATAAATAATTTAATAGTAAATAGTAAATGTTACTGATATTGATCATGTATTTCTTGCCTGAAGTGCATGGCGTAGTGGACAAACACCACCGTCTCTAGCGGAATGAGACCCAAGTCATTTATGCCGCCAAGAAACATTGCTATCTCTGCCAGCAATTACCTTGTGACCCAAGTCATTTATCTGAGCTCAGTTCATCTACCATGGACATGGTAACTTTTCTGGTGGCTGCTGTGAAATGTTGTATTATGTAATGTGCTGATGATGAAACCTCTAACAGAACATATCAGTTCAACAGTCGATTGTTTTTCAGCATTTATTTCAGAGTTGTTGTAGTAGGTAAGGTTAAACATTTTCATGCTTAGGGGGGACACATAACGTGTGAAGAAACCATGTTAAAATGACAATGTGATTTCGTCTAGTGAAAAATGTACAACGTATGTCTGAACTGTTTATTACATTTTCTGAAATAACATTATGAACAGTGCCGTGTTTCATATTTGTCAGTTGTCACCATAGTACGTAACGGGCTTTTTAACAATCTATTAGCAACCAAACAAGTACTATATGATTATACAGTCAATATGAATCTTGCACCTTTTGTATGTCTTCTTGAACAGCTATTTGAGGATTGGAAATGCacgataaaaataatgatgacggGTCGATTTTCTCAAGCTAGAGAAATCATGTAGCAATTTAAAAAAACTTACATGCATACCCAATTGGCACTTGACCCACTTGACCCACTTAACCTTTGTTTCAAAAACTAGACCAGACTCATGTGAAAGTATACGCATAGAACTTTCCAACTATTGCAACTCAATTGAGTGTTGCAATCGcgatggttaaggggtgttttcCGACAACAAAACTTGTAAAATTCGATTTGTGTAATCGAGTGAATAATAAATTCATAAATGGTCGTCTTCGTGATGCCATAAAAACATAATCACTTTCTAGTGTTAGAAATGAACTAGTTATGGGTCGTTTCCGGCCGAAGAAATGTCTGTCGATGACATTTTCGTATGAATTTAACTTATTTTAATTTAAATGTTAGTACTGAatcgtaattattaaaattaaattttagtttACTTCATATATTTTTGTGAGACATATAAATTTCTGGCTTCGCCATGCACATCATATATTCACATGACGACACATACTCACACAAAGTCAGAGGAATATTCTCAGTCATCTTTCAAAATTGGTTCTCATATGTGTATTATATACATGTGTCTGTACGACTGTACATATATTATGAGTGATTATTCATAGAGAACTAATTTTGaaataaattttaaaaaattattgtaTACTTAAACAATGTATTTATCTTAGTTCTTTTTTACAATTAGAAATTCTCAACTATACTACGTATTATATATTGAATTTAGCTAAACGGTTCTCTCCAtatactttgtgtcatgggatagggagaggtcatgagttcgatccttagggatgacatgattttctttaaaccaattgaacaccaataatggtggtatatattgaccttatagggaggttttaccggattcgttcacggacctctacccggaccactgcccgaatggatgtgttccccgggtaccgtcgatcgggttcgggtttccggccgaacgtgtgtgttacgtgcaaatgatgagggtcgttgaaataaatgatctaatgatgccaaaaaaatcgccgttcaaaaaaaaactGGGGCGGGTTTGATGAAGTGCAACATGTGTACTTGCACATGACCCATAATCCAAAGAGCCTATAATCCAACAATGTagtatttataaaaaatatatttacaccTTATATTGTACTTGACCTAATTTTTTAGTATTTACTAAACTGATTCATACATACGTTTAAAACTTTTGTATATAAAAGATATACTTTATAATAATTGAACTTGACCCATATAAAAAATTGTAATAAACATGATGCCTTATCGACATGATGCTTCTACAGTTCAAAAACTGTCACTTAATGTTAAATATCTAATCGTTGTGTACAACACTTTTATGGACTTTTTTTTGGACATCAGTTTGAGATCATCCAGGGTACTTAGCTACTCACGCGTTCATCTTCCGTAGTTGCATACCGCCCTCAACTACTGCCATGGAGGAAACtcggaccaatccgagggcatggctgGTAAAACCCCCTACCCGTTgcccccgcactaagcgaaaggcgacctgAGTAGATACTTCAggaataacattgagtgcaatgttgtgGTCCAGcgaagtcgaactcctgacctctcgctaagagaggcatgcCAGTACCAGTTGGCTTATTAAcatcaaaataaatattattattaatataatattatatattatattatataatataatataatataaataatataattaataaatagaaAAAGTTTAAAGAAAATGAAGTACCTCGATCGGTACCCGTCGGTGATGTTTGTGACTTTGTGCACGGGGATACGACGGTGACtttaaatttagtgtttttagctgagttggtgtggtgtacatgtatattttCATTGTCACTCCAATCACAAAAACGTAAAATAATCCAAAAAGATTTACTACCACTATATATTACAAACCCTTTTTTACAACTTTATCGATAACAACTCATTTTTTCATAAAATTTTCATTGCCATATACGGAGTAATAACTTTACAACATTCCTCGTAAAAGATGAGCATGTATGAGTACGGATGCTAGGTAGGCTATTTGCATCCCAACGTGTCACTTTATCACCTTATTGGGCACTAAAGTTAAGGGTAGGAGATTATTAAATTaactagtgaaatgatccgtgAAACCACGGGTTGTTTAAACAAAACAGTTATTTTACTTGTCATAAAAGCTTATATTACAACCTTTTATTAAGACATGTATtttacatacatatataacgtaattaatctctcTAAAGAGAACCCATATTTCACGGGTTTGTTAAAATAAAACATAGAAAAAAGACTAATAAAATAAGAATCTTGTTAACAACCCATATGGTTATCTTGTGTTTTAAAGGGTTGTGCTGAACACTTACTGATTTGAAAGTGGTACTTCTTAAATTGCACCACGTTAACCCCAAGTACCGTCGTTAGCAAAATCTATAAAGTAATAGTTACTAAAACTTTATGAATAACATCATAACATAATATGATTGCGTTTGTTTCGATGAATGATATCAATTCTCATAATTAATGTAACACTTCCTTTTAACAACAATCTTTCATTTTAATTGAAAAATATGTACATCAAACCTTCAAGCACAAATGTATATAGATCCAAGTAATGCAATATACTCATCCACTCATAAAAGAAAAATTATTTGCTTGTAACTATCTTTTAGTAAGACCTGTGaattcacgggtttgtttaaattaaatatatgaaaGTTTTATAAAATAACATTATTACATCCACTACATGCAATATCATATGAAACTTGGTTAATTTAAATTTGATAACATATAGAGTAGATATGTATGTAGGTGACAATTTAAACAAATTGAATATAAGTAATGCATTTCAAAATATGAGAAATCGATACTgaaaataaattataaataatgaAAACAAATTAAATTCATATGAGTAACCATAACCCTCCTTGATACATTATTAGAAATGTTTGTAGTAGCATTAACATTAATGCATATATTCTCATTAGAAAGAGCAAGTTTATTGCATAAAGCAACATGCTTATATGCTAAAACTTTTCAAATCAATATGCCATAACCCAAGTTCTTCATGCAGTACACATCAACTAATGTGCTTTCTACGCAACATCAGGTAACAATTAAATGGGACCAAAATGATCTATTTTTTTCAAAAGTAAGAATATATTAATACATCACCAATTACAATACATGGGCAGTGTATATTCTAACCCAAAACCAAAAACAACAACAGACCCAAATACCAACAATCAATACAAAACAGACACCAATCACCTCAACATACCAAAATGCTTGAATGCTACTAAAAGTTAACCAAGGTTTGAATTCTAAAATGGTTTAGGAAACAAAGAAATAGTATATGTGGATACAGTTCCTATAGAAAGATGTTACTTTGCACTAATTCGATATTAGAGAGTTGTCTTCCACAAAAAGATATAGACAttttataagtattaattaaatgcatAAACTTTGACATTTTATAAGTGTTTATTAAAAATTGAAAAAGCAGTCCAAACTTTGTCAAACATAAAAATAAGTATTTGACATCACCTGTCTATTGAGTTACTACTCCATTGATCAAAAAACGTACCTTTGAAGCATGAACAATAGCAGCAAATGACATGTTTGAGTTTTGATAGTCTAATACTTCATCAAATACCTACTAATCATTACACCATTACCATAACCAACATACTAACCAAGGAAAAATAAAAGTTAGAGTATTAATTATAAAAACCTTTTTCAAGAAACCACAATCAAAAAGTGATTACACTACTATAAATATCATAAGCAATCCAGACATCCATCCATACATTACATTTTAGGTTATATTCATCAAATGAAGTATTAAAACTTCACTTGAAATTGTTGATATAAAAACTACTATCAAGTACACATTTTTAAAGAATGGTATGGGATGAGCAAATTCAGCttttatacatacatgtatacaaaTAGTAGGcgtgctttttaaaacctttattgattaaaAGCTATTTCTGAGTTTAAAATGTATAAATTATCAATTGACCCAGTTAACCTGCTTCATATTAAGCTATTTCGTAtaatacccatttgacccaatttTAATATATCTCGACTAAAATAATTCATACGTAAATGGGTCAAAACACCACGTCTACACACTACAAAAAGAACGCAATTAGAAAAGACATACCTTGAGACTTAAAGTAGTTGGCTTCTTGGGGTTGCTTAGTCAATACACAGGGGTCTGCTTGAACAATAATGGTCATTCATAGCTCTTGTACTCTCATTCCCATCACCAAATCTAACAGAACCATAACCTTTGAAAAATCTGATAGCTTAACATGGGTCTGCTTGAATAAAAATTTTCATAGCACAACATGAAAACACAAATTAGAAGTCGATAATATCGCACATAATTTAAAGGATTGTCAATGCAGTAAGCACAAAGGAAATTACTTGTTTAACCCCTCGAACCATTTTTTCAGTAGATCCAGTCTTATTGTCTATCGTTACTAACAAATAATCTTATAAAGTAGTATTCTTTAAACGATTAAATGGCTCAAGGTCAATGCAGATAtggtatgattaacataagtatatttatacttttatactaaAGAGTAAAGGATTGCAATAAAAGTTTTTAAAAGAGACGGTGAACATACTGGTGTGTGTTGTTTTAAACAATTTTAGTC
This genomic interval carries:
- the LOC139896779 gene encoding uncharacterized protein → MEQPSSALDKSININNNTLDSLHHELQGNQAADLFPFPGFTVNNQNDADDHTPITKISCGPVPNCANSVKSTELSSSTATTKTPPAEPSVSPEIQSNLSRSVLVSGATPSTCYGAGHIISGVVDKRKCKSRGILSAGHKIPLEQDISDDNIHLIPCPVEASISWRMSPSYADDDEDSVVIGKGNHLKELNQSWKIVESPSSLCTPPFPSDTPNRKHVISREERPLSFEFNGECSPFSADTIGSENVMQTPNSDTSLERRASFESEFDQVTNVLQQESLSPNKNSSPWDPPRLSLDLADVSVSSPSNITIPNQLREKSDIYASWISNSTSENVSESNMRISWRDGLVSGSFDKDDFDCCRLLSDEEMDTDRLLKSPRLTGHEIKTGENGKTTSFPNAPNPCTESVCTDDGGPIASRDSDWTRYYKN